Below is a window of Alkalidesulfovibrio alkalitolerans DSM 16529 DNA.
CTCATTTTGCGCAGCCGTCTGGCGAACATGGCCCCTGCGCCGCCCAAAAGCAGAAGCATGGTGCCGGGTTCGGGCGTGGGCACCGGTCCTGTCCCGTAGAGGACGTCGTTGGCGCAGGTGAGCGCGAAGCCGTAGATGAACTCACCGCCGTTGCCGCCGAAGAATATCGGCGAATTGGAGAGATCCCAGAGGGCAGTGTAGGTGGTGGAAGTGTTGGGTTTGGAGTTGCGCCAGCCGGAGAACTCGGCGTAACCGAGAAGCTCGGAATCACCGAGATCGGCCTTGACCGGATGGTCGTAGCGAGGAAGGAAGCCGCTCGGCGCAACGGAGAAGTAGTAGGAGCCCGGATCGGCGAAGTCGAGGCTTACCCCGTACACGGCCCAGTCTCCCGGCTGCCGCGCGGTGGCGTAGTCAGTGAGCCGCTCTTGGCTCGTGATGACGTAGTCCCAGGTCCCGTCGGCGTTGACGTCGAAAAACCAGTCAGCCGGAGCGAAGGCGTCCCAGCCGCTCTGGGTGGGGTACTTGTAGTCTATCTGGATGCCGGTCAGGTAATGGCCGTCGAAGGTAAACACCCCGCCGAGAATGTCGGGGGTTCCCCACACGTCCTTGCTGTTTTGCTCGGCGCCGTATTTGGCGTTCTGACTCGGGAAGCCGGGCCAATGGATCGTGCCGTCTCCAAACACGAAGTCCGCACGGGCATTCGGGGCGAAAAGCATGCAGGACAGAAGCGCAAAGAGGAAAACGGCTTTTTTCATGACACGGCTCCTTGATGTTCTGCATGGCGTGATAGCAAGGGATATGCCATATCGGGCGTCGCGAATTCCGCAGTCCATGAAAGATGGACCGGCGATTGCAGCGAGAGTTCGATCGCATTCTCGAAATGATCGGCGCTACCTCGGAGGCTCGCTTGGTATACGTGCTTGCGCTTATCGCCGCGATTCTCGTCAGCCAAGCCATTCAGGCGGCGGACGACCTCTTGAGCAAGCTCGGAGCGATATCCCTGGCCCACGGCGTGCTGGTCGGATACGTGGAGATTTACGTCTGTAAACATCTGATGGAATGGATCGGGTTATCCCTCGACTGGTTGGTGGTTCTGCTCGTGGCTTTGAGCGCACTGGCCGTTTCCCTCATCAAGATTCACAGGACGGGAACACGTTGGATATTGGCTTTTAATTTCGGCGTGTTGGCTGGTGTCGTCGCGGGCGGATTCCTACTTGTCTGACTCTTTTTTTCATGAGGCATGTCCGCGTTGGCCGGACTGAAGACAAATTACAGTCGATTCGCCAATTTCTGGCACATTTCTCGCTGTGCAATGAAAAGCCGGACTTTCCCCATCAGGGCAAACCGGCTGCCTCGCCGTGCGTATTCCAGGATGGGCGACCTGGGCTCGCGCGCATTCTCGTGCATTTCGCCTCTACGACAAGGGGAAGGACATGGAGCGTTCAATTGAGCGCAGGCGGACCATTCGGATCCGCCGCTCGGCCCTCACTGCGGCCAAGTTGGGAGACCTGGACAGACCAAGCATCAAGATCGCCGAGACACTCGACGAGCTTTCTCAAGCCTTTAAGCTCATCTACGCGGAATACAACAGCCAGGGGTACATCAGTGCTCAGCATCCCAAGCAGATGCTGTACAGTGTTTATAACTTTCTGCCAAAAACGTGTGTCTTTATTTTTCAATCCTTCAAAGACGTTATTTCAACGATCTCATACACTCCTGATACGAAACTGTTCGGAGTGCCGATGGACTCGCTATACAAGAGTGAGCTCGATGGGCTGCGGGTGCAGGGGAGGAAGATCGTAGAGATAGGGTCTCTTGCGACAGAAAGAAGCGTTCGTGGGAAGAACGTTGTCATGTATTTGTACAAAGCTGTCATAAATTATGCGTTTCTGACAAGGGTCAATGATCTTTGCCTCATGGTCAATCCGAAGCATGTCAGGTTTTACTCGGACATCATGCTGTGCGAGCAGCTTGGTGAAGAGAAATTCTACGAGGCCGTGAACGCCCCCGCAGTCGCCATGCGCGTGAACTTCGACACCTATCAGGAAAAACTGCGAGAAGTTTACGGTGACAGTGATTTCGAGACTGATCTGGCCTCGTTCTTTCTGAAAATGAACTACAGTTCGGTCGATCCCGACATCGAGGCCATCGACGTTGAACGCAACCAACTTCTCGATTATGACGCGGCCCGCGATCTGCTGATGCACAAGCCGACGATACTCGAAGGGCTCACCCAGAAGCAGTATGAGTACATTGAGCGGATGTACCATAAGGCCATTTACGTCCCATCCATGGTCGCCTGAGTCCGAACCCTTTCTTGTCGGGGGAATCGATGCTGTCCCAGGATTCCAAGATGCCTCTCCACGAAAAATGGTCAAGGGGCCGTGTTGATTACCAGGATATCGCCTTTGCGAGAAATCACGGCCTGTTTTCCATAGACGAGCAGGATGCCCTGGCCGAGGCCGTGGTGGCGATACCTGGGCTTGGCGGAGTCGGGGGACAGCATCTCATATCACTCGTGCGGTGCGGGTTCAGAAGGTTTCGTCTGGCGGAACCAGACAGGTTCGAGTTGGTCAACGTCAACCGACAGGCCGGTGCATCGATCGATACGCTCGGGCGCAAGAAACTCGATGTCATGTGCGAAATGGCCAGGGCCATCAATCCCTTTATCGAAACCGAGCTGTTTGCGGACGGCGTGACCGAGGGCAACCTCGACGCGTTTCTCGGCGGCGCGACCATGGTGGTGGATGGGCTTGACTTCTTCGTGTTCGACATGCGGCGGCGCATGTTCATGCGCGCGAAGGAAATGGGCGTGCCCGTGATAACGGCAGGGCCGCTTGGCTTCAGCACGGCTATGCTGGTGTTCTCGCCCAGAGGGATGTCCTTTGACGAATATTTCGACATCCATGACGGTTTGAGCCAGGAGGAATGCTTCCTGCGATTCGCCATGGGACTTGCTCCACGCGCCGTCCATTTCAGGTATGTGGACCGGACGCGGATCAGTTTGCAGCGCCGCAAGGGGCCGTCGTCGTTCATAGCTTGCCAGGCATGCGCCGCTATGGCCTCCATGGAGGCCGTGCGCATCGTTCTCGGGCGGCCGGGACTTCGTTCCGCGCCATCCTACCTGCAGTTTGATCCCTACTTCGGAAAACTGTGCGTCGGGCGCCTGGCCTGGGGCAATCGCAACCCCGTGCAACGGGCCAAGCTCACCGTGGCCAGGACCTTTCTTCTGGCGCGCCAAGGACGGATCGGTCATCAGGAGCCCGCGCAGCGTCCCAGGCTGCCCGCACCCCAGGGAGAGCAAGGCGGCGGCGTAGTCTCAGGCGAGGTGTTCAGGTATCTCGTTGCCGCCGCAGTGGCCGCCCCTTCCGGCGACAATGTCCAGCCCTGGCGTTTTTCCAGGAACGGAGACACGCTGCGCGTGCATATGGTCGCCGAAGCGGACACATCATTCTTCAATATCCGTCAGATAGCCACGCAGATATCCTGCGGCGCGGCGGTCGAAAATATTGTCGTCGCGGCGAGCGAACTCGGCTTGTCGGCCGATGTGCGCCTGCCGGGAGCGATTGGAGGCGACGGCCTCATCGCCGAGGTCGGGCTGGACCGGGGCGCGTCCGAGGCCGATCCCCTCTGCGAGGTCATCTGGGAGCGTTGCACGAACCGGCGGCTCTTCAAGCGAAAAGAGATCTCCACGGGCCTTGTCGGCCGCTTCGCCGCCGAGGCAGAACGCCTGGGCTGCCGCTTGCACACGGTGCGCGGCCGCGAGGATCTCAAGGCGCTCGGGCGGCTCGTTTTTCAGGCGGATCGTATTCGTACCGAGCACCAGGGCCTGCACGAGCATTTCGCTCACATGGTTCGCTTCACTCCTCAAGAGGCCGAGCAAACGCGCGACGGGTTGCCCCTGAAAAATCTCTATGGCGGATTCGCGGGCGAGCAGTTCCTCAAGCTGACCCGGCCGTGGTCCGCCATGCGCGTGGCCAATGCCATCGGCGCGGGCCGCATGGTGGCCATGCACTCGGCGCGGGGCATCGTGAACAGCGGGGCCGTGTGTCTGCTGACCGCGCCGGGCTTCGGTTGGGCCGACTTCGTGAACGGCGGGCGCGCCTTGGAGCGCTGCTGGCTCAAGCTGACGGCCCTGGGACTGGCCATGCAGCCCATGACCGCCATAACCCTGTTTCGTCTGCGCTGGGACATGGAGGGCGAGCAGGCGTTCTCACCCCGCCACGGCAAAATGCTCAAAGCCCTGTGGCCCGAATTCGACGCGCTTTTTCCCGCGGTCGATTTCTCGCGCGAAGGGCAGGTCATGCTCTTCCGCATCGGCTACGCCAGGCCCATCCGGTACGGAACCTATCGCAAGCCCGTCGAGCAATTCCTGATGTGATGGACTGCTGAAGGGGAATCAGCCGCTGTGTTGCTTTGAGAAGTCCAAGGCCGACGCGTACGTTCGATACGTGTCGGCCTTGGACTTTTTGTGCGCCTTGTTTCCAGCGCCCTGTTTCCGTCGCGAGAATGGGACGGGAACTTTGGCTACATGTGCAGATACGGCAGGGCCTTTCAGCCATGGACTCGGGGGATGCTTTCCAATGGGAGACCGGGGCAGGAAAGCCTGTTTATCGAGGCTGGCTCGGTTAGGAGACGAGACTGGAAATGTCGCCGGACAAAAATGTGGAAGCGCAGCGGCCGAAACTGATGTGGCGGGGAAGGAGAGATCGCTCTCTCCTTCCCCGCCACTGGGGAGGGGGTCGTGTGTTGCAGGCTTAGGCCTTGTTGCGGCGGCGGCGGGAAGCAGCCAGGCCGAGGAGGCCGGAGCCGAGGATCAGCAGGGTGCCGGGCTCGGGAGTGGCCACGACCGCGGGGTCGGAGCTGTAGAATTCCCAGAAGGCGCCGGTCGGGTTGTTGGGATCGCTCGTGAAGACCTTGGCCTGGCCGTAGAAGTTCACGTCGAGGTCGAAGAGATCTTCGATGGGATCGTTGATCTGGATCAGACCGCTGCTGGCCGAGCCGTCCACCGCGTTCAGGCCGTAGAAGGAGTCGGCGACCAAGGTGTTGGCGCCGAGGCCGGCGGCCGAGGGAAGCGCCAGGCTCCACCAGTAGCCGTCTTCAATCGAGAGGCTCAGCCACAGGCTGCCGTCGGTGGCCGAGGCGACGCTCGCGGCCTCGCTGGTGAACATCAAGGGAGTGTTGGACTCGAACCACTTCAGGACCACGCCCTGGGCGAGATCGGCGTCGCTGATCACGCCGTAGGGATCGCTCACGGTCGGGGTCTCGAAGATGATAATGACTTGATCGTCGTTGACCGGGGTGACCGAAGCCACCTGCGTGAAGAAGTAACCCTGCAGGTACTGGGTGTTCAGGGTCGGGATCCAGTCCGGGGAGACCGGAGTCGAGGCCCAGTCGATGGCATCGATGCGCGCGATGCCGTAGAAGATGTCGCCCGGAAGGATGAGGTCGTTGTCGCCCTCGACGGGAATGCGGTTTTCGAAGTTGGTGAAGGTGATGAAGTTGAACCCGGGGCCGAGCGTGGGTTGCGCGAACGCGCTTCCCGCGCAGAGCAGCAGGGCCAACAGGGCCATTGCCAGGATCGTCTTGATGCGTTGCATGGTAGTCCTCCAGTAAAACGGTGCTTTCGATTGCGAACGCCCAAATGATTGCATGGGGCGTGCCACCATGTATAACAATGATTTTATTTACTTTTTGTTGCTCAAGTGGGGGGTGCAAGGTCTGGATTTTGTAAGATGTCTCGACAGGCGCTTCGTGAAGTTTAACACCTTGGCGGCGGATCGACCGGATGATCGAGAGCAGCGTGAAGCGCTTGGGGCGATACGCACGAAAGCATCGACCCCGCGTGAAAATCATCTCTGCGTGAGGCCGATGCTTTCGTGCGGCCACGCCGCACAGAGTGTTTTGGGGAACAGCCTGTCAGCGGTTGTCCTCGATGTAGACTTCCATGCGCAGGCCGACCGGCAAAGTGGGGTGTTCGTCAAGAGTGACCAGGGTTTCGAGCACCTTGGTGTCCTTGCGTTCCGAGGGGGAGTCGGAATGCACGGTCTTTCGGCCCATCAGGCCTCCGATGCGCGTGATCGTGCCCCAGAACCGCGCGTCGCCGAAGCCTTCGGCCGTGGCGTAGGCCCGTTGGCCCAGGCGCAGCCGCCCCACGTCTCGCTCGTCCACCTCCACGCGCAGACGCAAGGTGCTTATGTCGCCCACGGTCAGAACCGGGCTGTCGAAAAAGACGGACACCATCTCGCCTGCCCTGCGGTGTATCTTCAGCACGTTTCCGCCCTTCGGCGCGTGGATGCGGGTTTTGTCCAGAAGCGCCCGGGCCTCCGCTTCTTCATTTTGTGCGGCTTCGAGCGTGGAGAGGGCGATGACGATGTCTTCCCGGCGTCCTCTGTCGCGTGCCAGGAGCTGCTGCCGACGCATCTCATGCTCGGCCGCGGCGGTCTCGTAATCCCGCGCGGCGCGGTCGGCCGTCTCCTGGTCCACCAGCCCTTGAGCCAGAAGCGAGGCACGGCGTTCGGCTTCGATGCGCGCGATGCGCATCACCGTTTCGGCCTGCTCCAGGGCGGCCAGGGCTTCGCGTTTTTCCTCGGGGCGCGAGCCGGACATGGTCCGCTGTACTTCGGCCTTGGCAGCGGCCACACGGGCCGTGGCCGCGTCGAGCCGGGCCAGGTGCTCGGCGTTGACCAACTCGGCCAGCACGGCTCCCTTCGACACGCTGTCTCCTTCCTCGACATGCACGGCCGCAAGGATCCCGGGGGTGTCGAAGCCGAGCCTAAGCTCTTCCGAAATGGGCTCGACCCTGCCCGGAGCCACGATCCAGGCGTGCGTGTCCTTCGGGATCGCCGCGATGAACGAAGGCTGCTGGGCTTTTGATTCCTCCTGGGAAGAGAACAGCCCGGCGAAATGCGCGCCGAGCGCGATCAGGGCGGCGAGGAGCGCGAAAAAGACGATGCGGCCTGGTTTCATGGGGCGGTCTCCTGGGCGGGAGTGGGACATGTGCTTCCCGCCGGGTCGCTCCCGGCGGGCAGTATCCGGCCGTCCTCGATGCGGACGACCCTGTCGGCGTATTCGATGATGCGCGGATCGTGGGTCACGATGACCAGGGTCCGTTGCAGGTCGTGGGCCAGTCCACGCAGAAGGTTCAGCACGGAGCGGCCGGTTTCGGAGTCCAGCGCGGCGGTGGGCTCGTCCGCAAGGATTATGCCGGGCTCTCCCGCCAGGGCCCTGGCGATGGCCAGACGCTGCTTCTGACCGCCGGAAAGCTTGGCCGGATACTCATTGAGCCTGTCGCCAAGGCCCACGGCCGAAAGGCCCGCCGTGGCCGCCTTGCGCGCCGCAACGCCCTTGATTCCCTTCAGGTCCAGGGAGACGAGCACGTTCTGCAGCACGGTCAGCGTCGGGAAGAGATGGTATTCCTGAAAAATGAAGCCGATGTGGCGCAGTCGCACCAACGACAGAGCGTCCTGACCTGCCTTGGTGACGTCCTGGCCCGCTATGCGCACGACTCCGCTGTCCGGACGCAGGATGCAGCCCATGATCGAGAGCAGCGTGGTCTTGCCGGAGCCCGACGGCCCCATGAGCAGCAATATCTCCCCCCGGCCCACCGACAGGCTCACGTCGTCGAGGGCTATGGTCGCGCTCGTGCCGCTGCCGAAGCGTTTGCCGACGCCCATGATCTCGATGGGGGCCAGGGAGTCGTTGGCTGCAACGTGCATGGTTACCGGCCCTTGAAGACCACAAGCGGGTCGATGCGCGTGACTTTGTTGATGGAGATGAACGAAGCGCCCAGGCACATGGCCAGGGTGACCGCGAACATGGCCGCCGCGAACTCGAAGGGGATGAGCACCAGCGCGTCGCCGTGGCGGCTGGCGCGTGCGGCGGCCAGGCTCAGGGCCATTCCGGCCGAGTAGCCGACCACGGCGCTCAACGCGGCCTGCAGGGTGATGATGCGGTAGATGTAGCTGTTTGGCGCGCCCATGGCCTTGAGCGTGGCGAATTCGGGGAGGTGATCCATGGTCGTGGCGTAAAGCGTCTGGGCCACCACGACCATGCCCACCACGAGGCCGAGCCCGGCCGCCAGGAGCAGGGCCACCCCGGCGCCGGTGCTGAACATCCAGTAATGCTGGGTCAGTGCGCTGAACTCGGCGGTGGTGAAGACGTCCACGTCGCCCACGGCGACCGCGAGACGTCCTTTCAGATCCTCCAGGTCGGCCCCTTCCCTGGCCTTGACCAGGATGTAGATGGTCTGGTCCTCGGCCACCGTGGAGTACTGCAGCGCGTTCTTGAAGGAAGCGAAGACGAAGGGGGAGGTCGTGAAGGAACGGATGCCGCGCGTCATGCCCGCTATGCGGGCGCGGCGATCGTTGATCTCGGCTGTTTCTCCCACTCCTTCGAGGCCGAGCCGGTCGAGGTAGAGTTCATCGACGAAAACGGTGTCCTCGATGTCCAGCGCCCCGAGCGACCCCTGGATGACGTTCCAGGGGCCGCCCAGGCCCGAACGCGTCTCGAAACCGACGATCTGGATCGACTCCTGGCCCCCGCGCGGCTTTTTCCAGTTGGCGAACTGGACGATGAACTTGGCCGCCTTCTCCACGTCTGGCACCGAGAGCGTCCGATAGACCTTGCGCTCGTCCATGGGCAAGGCGATGTCGAAGTTCTTGAGGCCCTTGGAGGCGATCCAGATGTCCGCGCCCGAGTTGTCGATCACGCCGGATATGGTCCGTGTGAAGCCTATGAAGATGCCGATCTGCACACTGATGAGGACCACGGCGAAGATGACACCGGTCAGGGTCACGGCGAGCCGGATCTTGTCGTGCACCAAATTGCGCAGAGCCAGGGTGAAAGCCATCGACCTCACGGCGTTTCCTTAGGCCAGGGCATGCACATACCACTCCGCTGCCTCTTCGAGCCCCTGGCGGATGGAATGGGTCGGCGCGTAACCGATGAGGTTCCTGGCGCGAGAGATGTCGGCCAGCGAGTGCCTGACGTCGCCTGGCCGCTCCGGCCCGTACTCGGGCGTGATCGTGCCGACGGCAGGCCTTACGCGGGCCACGATGTCGCGGATCATGCCGAAGAGTTCATTCAGGGTGGTGCGCTCCGCGAAGGCGACGTTGTAAACCTGTCCTTGCGCATGGCTGTTACGGCTGCAAGCGGCGAGAATGTTCGCCTGCACTGCGTTGTCCACATAGCAGAAGTCGCGGCTCGTCAGGCCGTCGCCGTTTATGCGCGGGGTCTTGCCGTGCAGGAGCGCGGCGAACCAGCAGGGGATGACCGCCGCGTATGCACCTTCGGGGTCCTGTCTCGGGCCGAAGATGTTGAAGTAGCGAAGTCCGGTGGCCTGAAAGCCGTAGCACTTGGCGAAGACCTCGGCATAGAGCTCGTTGACGTATTTTGTCACTGCATAGGGCGAGAGTGGGCGGCCTATCTCGTCCTCGACCTTGGGAAGTCCGGGATGGTCGCCGTAGGTTGAACTGGAGGCAGCGTAGACGAAGCTCTTGACTCCGGCGTCGCGTGAGGCGACGAGCATGTTCAGGAAGCCGTCTACGTTGTTCTCGTTGGTCAGTACGGGGTCCTCGATGGACCGGGGCACGCTGCCCAGGGCGGCTTGGTGGAGGACGAAATCCACCCCTTCGACCGCCGTGGAGCAATCCCTGGCGGACCGGATGTCCCCGGTGTGCATCACGAATCTTCCCCATTGCGCGGGGCTGACCTTGTCGTGCACCTCGTCGAGATTCCTTTTATGGCCGGTTGAATAGTTGTCGATGCCGACCACCTCCTGGTCGAGCTTGAGCAGTGCCTCCACGAGGTTCGAGCCGATGAATCCCGCCGCCCCGGTGACAAGCCAGCGTGCGGCTTTGCCTGAAATCCTTTCCTGAATCGCAGTGCGAAGAATGTCCATGGGTAGTGCTCCAAAGAGGATTTTCTTCGCAGGTGGCGGCCCCATCCTTACAAGATTTGTGCAAACGTTCCGATCTCCGGGATGCGCCGTCGAGTGCGGAAAGCTCGGGCGGTTCGGGTCGTTTCGTGCGTGGAGACGCGCATCGGCATCGATTCCTTCGTTCATTTCGCCTGCGGCGCTTCTCTGAAATCTTTATCTGGCGAAACTCGTCATCGAGCATGCTTTCGACTCAGAAGTGATAGGCCGCCGAACCCCCAGTTGGCGGGGTTTCCTTGCTTAGCGCACTGCAACCATCTGTTTTTGTTGTTTATAATTCGTTGGGCAGGAGAGCTTTGGGTACGACAATTCCGGAATAGTCCGGAAAAACCGGAGGCCATTTGCCTCTCGCTTGGCCTTGGTCGGTTCATGTCGAAAGGGCCAATGAGCC
It encodes the following:
- a CDS encoding PEP-CTERM sorting domain-containing protein; protein product: MKKAVFLFALLSCMLFAPNARADFVFGDGTIHWPGFPSQNAKYGAEQNSKDVWGTPDILGGVFTFDGHYLTGIQIDYKYPTQSGWDAFAPADWFFDVNADGTWDYVITSQERLTDYATARQPGDWAVYGVSLDFADPGSYYFSVAPSGFLPRYDHPVKADLGDSELLGYAEFSGWRNSKPNTSTTYTALWDLSNSPIFFGGNGGEFIYGFALTCANDVLYGTGPVPTPEPGTMLLLLGGAGAMFARRLRKMS
- a CDS encoding ABC transporter permease encodes the protein MAFTLALRNLVHDKIRLAVTLTGVIFAVVLISVQIGIFIGFTRTISGVIDNSGADIWIASKGLKNFDIALPMDERKVYRTLSVPDVEKAAKFIVQFANWKKPRGGQESIQIVGFETRSGLGGPWNVIQGSLGALDIEDTVFVDELYLDRLGLEGVGETAEINDRRARIAGMTRGIRSFTTSPFVFASFKNALQYSTVAEDQTIYILVKAREGADLEDLKGRLAVAVGDVDVFTTAEFSALTQHYWMFSTGAGVALLLAAGLGLVVGMVVVAQTLYATTMDHLPEFATLKAMGAPNSYIYRIITLQAALSAVVGYSAGMALSLAAARASRHGDALVLIPFEFAAAMFAVTLAMCLGASFISINKVTRIDPLVVFKGR
- a CDS encoding PEP-CTERM sorting domain-containing protein — protein: MQRIKTILAMALLALLLCAGSAFAQPTLGPGFNFITFTNFENRIPVEGDNDLILPGDIFYGIARIDAIDWASTPVSPDWIPTLNTQYLQGYFFTQVASVTPVNDDQVIIIFETPTVSDPYGVISDADLAQGVVLKWFESNTPLMFTSEAASVASATDGSLWLSLSIEDGYWWSLALPSAAGLGANTLVADSFYGLNAVDGSASSGLIQINDPIEDLFDLDVNFYGQAKVFTSDPNNPTGAFWEFYSSDPAVVATPEPGTLLILGSGLLGLAASRRRRNKA
- a CDS encoding ThiF family adenylyltransferase, coding for MPLHEKWSRGRVDYQDIAFARNHGLFSIDEQDALAEAVVAIPGLGGVGGQHLISLVRCGFRRFRLAEPDRFELVNVNRQAGASIDTLGRKKLDVMCEMARAINPFIETELFADGVTEGNLDAFLGGATMVVDGLDFFVFDMRRRMFMRAKEMGVPVITAGPLGFSTAMLVFSPRGMSFDEYFDIHDGLSQEECFLRFAMGLAPRAVHFRYVDRTRISLQRRKGPSSFIACQACAAMASMEAVRIVLGRPGLRSAPSYLQFDPYFGKLCVGRLAWGNRNPVQRAKLTVARTFLLARQGRIGHQEPAQRPRLPAPQGEQGGGVVSGEVFRYLVAAAVAAPSGDNVQPWRFSRNGDTLRVHMVAEADTSFFNIRQIATQISCGAAVENIVVAASELGLSADVRLPGAIGGDGLIAEVGLDRGASEADPLCEVIWERCTNRRLFKRKEISTGLVGRFAAEAERLGCRLHTVRGREDLKALGRLVFQADRIRTEHQGLHEHFAHMVRFTPQEAEQTRDGLPLKNLYGGFAGEQFLKLTRPWSAMRVANAIGAGRMVAMHSARGIVNSGAVCLLTAPGFGWADFVNGGRALERCWLKLTALGLAMQPMTAITLFRLRWDMEGEQAFSPRHGKMLKALWPEFDALFPAVDFSREGQVMLFRIGYARPIRYGTYRKPVEQFLM
- a CDS encoding ABC transporter ATP-binding protein gives rise to the protein MHVAANDSLAPIEIMGVGKRFGSGTSATIALDDVSLSVGRGEILLLMGPSGSGKTTLLSIMGCILRPDSGVVRIAGQDVTKAGQDALSLVRLRHIGFIFQEYHLFPTLTVLQNVLVSLDLKGIKGVAARKAATAGLSAVGLGDRLNEYPAKLSGGQKQRLAIARALAGEPGIILADEPTAALDSETGRSVLNLLRGLAHDLQRTLVIVTHDPRIIEYADRVVRIEDGRILPAGSDPAGSTCPTPAQETAP
- a CDS encoding N-acyl amino acid synthase FeeM domain-containing protein; protein product: MERSIERRRTIRIRRSALTAAKLGDLDRPSIKIAETLDELSQAFKLIYAEYNSQGYISAQHPKQMLYSVYNFLPKTCVFIFQSFKDVISTISYTPDTKLFGVPMDSLYKSELDGLRVQGRKIVEIGSLATERSVRGKNVVMYLYKAVINYAFLTRVNDLCLMVNPKHVRFYSDIMLCEQLGEEKFYEAVNAPAVAMRVNFDTYQEKLREVYGDSDFETDLASFFLKMNYSSVDPDIEAIDVERNQLLDYDAARDLLMHKPTILEGLTQKQYEYIERMYHKAIYVPSMVA
- a CDS encoding SDR family oxidoreductase; its protein translation is MDILRTAIQERISGKAARWLVTGAAGFIGSNLVEALLKLDQEVVGIDNYSTGHKRNLDEVHDKVSPAQWGRFVMHTGDIRSARDCSTAVEGVDFVLHQAALGSVPRSIEDPVLTNENNVDGFLNMLVASRDAGVKSFVYAASSSTYGDHPGLPKVEDEIGRPLSPYAVTKYVNELYAEVFAKCYGFQATGLRYFNIFGPRQDPEGAYAAVIPCWFAALLHGKTPRINGDGLTSRDFCYVDNAVQANILAACSRNSHAQGQVYNVAFAERTTLNELFGMIRDIVARVRPAVGTITPEYGPERPGDVRHSLADISRARNLIGYAPTHSIRQGLEEAAEWYVHALA
- a CDS encoding HlyD family secretion protein; its protein translation is MKPGRIVFFALLAALIALGAHFAGLFSSQEESKAQQPSFIAAIPKDTHAWIVAPGRVEPISEELRLGFDTPGILAAVHVEEGDSVSKGAVLAELVNAEHLARLDAATARVAAAKAEVQRTMSGSRPEEKREALAALEQAETVMRIARIEAERRASLLAQGLVDQETADRAARDYETAAAEHEMRRQQLLARDRGRREDIVIALSTLEAAQNEEAEARALLDKTRIHAPKGGNVLKIHRRAGEMVSVFFDSPVLTVGDISTLRLRVEVDERDVGRLRLGQRAYATAEGFGDARFWGTITRIGGLMGRKTVHSDSPSERKDTKVLETLVTLDEHPTLPVGLRMEVYIEDNR